The following proteins are co-located in the Candidatus Competibacteraceae bacterium genome:
- a CDS encoding YggS family pyridoxal phosphate-dependent enzyme — protein sequence MTADYAARLHVVLDRIRAAEQRFQRPPGAVRLLAVSKTQPAAAIAALAAAGQRGFGENFLQEALDKMTELATLDLEWHFIGPVQANKTRGIAEHFAWVHSVDRLKIAERLSAQRPEHLPPLNVCLQVNIDREPTKHGLDEAALIEVARAVATLPRLRLRGLMAIPSPATEFAAQRRPFSRLRELRERLAEAGLVLDTLSAGMSDDLEAAIAEGATLVRIGTALFGPRP from the coding sequence ATGACCGCCGATTACGCCGCTCGCCTGCATGTCGTGCTGGACCGGATTCGCGCCGCCGAGCAACGCTTCCAGCGCCCACCGGGCGCGGTGCGGCTGCTGGCGGTCAGCAAGACCCAACCGGCGGCGGCCATCGCCGCGCTGGCCGCCGCCGGCCAGCGTGGTTTCGGGGAGAACTTCCTCCAGGAAGCGCTGGATAAAATGACCGAACTGGCCACGCTGGATCTGGAATGGCATTTCATCGGGCCGGTGCAAGCCAATAAGACCCGTGGCATCGCCGAGCATTTCGCCTGGGTCCACAGCGTGGACCGGCTGAAAATCGCCGAGCGACTGAGCGCGCAGCGACCTGAGCACCTGCCGCCGCTGAACGTCTGCCTGCAAGTCAACATCGACCGGGAACCCACCAAACACGGTCTGGACGAAGCAGCGCTGATCGAGGTCGCCCGCGCGGTCGCCACGCTACCGCGTCTGCGCTTGCGAGGCTTGATGGCCATTCCGAGCCCGGCGACGGAGTTTGCCGCCCAACGGCGGCCCTTCTCCCGGCTGCGGGAACTGCGGGAACGACTGGCCGAGGCCGGACTGGTGCTGGATACGCTCTCCGCCGGCATGTCCGACGATCTGGAGGCCGCCATCGCCGAAGGCGCGACACTGGTCCGCATCGGTACCGCGCTGTTCGGCCCCCGCCCTTGA
- the arsB gene encoding ACR3 family arsenite efflux transporter codes for MGFFERYLTLWVALCIGTGIVLGHFLPGMFQIIGTLELAQVNLPVAILIWLMIIPMLVKIDFAALREVGQYWRGIAVTLLINWGIKPFSMALLGWLFVGGLFAPLLPPEQIESYIAGLILLAAAPCTAMVFVWSNLTRGEPHFTLSQVALNDVIMVFAFGPIVGLLLGLTSITVPWQTLLLSVVLYIVIPLMIAQVVRGAILKRQGATGLQRLLEVLAPTSLIALLTTLVVLFGFQGEQIVKQPVVILLLAIPILFQVFFNAGLAYWLNRKVGSPHCVAGPSALIGASNFFELAVATAIALFGFDSGAALATVVGVLIEVPVMLVVAGIVNRSRGWYERALDAPAAAR; via the coding sequence CTGGGATTTTTCGAGCGCTACCTGACGCTATGGGTGGCGCTGTGCATCGGGACCGGCATCGTGCTGGGGCACTTTTTGCCCGGAATGTTTCAGATCATCGGCACGTTGGAACTCGCCCAGGTCAACCTACCGGTGGCGATACTGATCTGGTTGATGATCATTCCGATGCTGGTCAAGATCGATTTCGCCGCGCTGCGCGAGGTTGGCCAATACTGGCGAGGCATCGCTGTGACCTTGCTGATCAACTGGGGGATCAAGCCGTTTTCGATGGCGCTGCTGGGCTGGCTGTTCGTCGGCGGGCTATTCGCGCCGCTGCTGCCGCCCGAGCAAATCGAATCCTACATCGCCGGATTGATCCTGCTGGCCGCCGCGCCCTGCACCGCGATGGTCTTCGTCTGGAGCAACCTGACCCGTGGCGAGCCGCATTTCACCCTGAGCCAGGTGGCGCTCAATGACGTGATCATGGTGTTCGCCTTCGGCCCCATCGTCGGCCTGCTGCTGGGATTAACCTCGATCACCGTGCCGTGGCAAACCCTGTTGCTGTCGGTGGTGCTGTATATCGTCATTCCCTTGATGATTGCCCAGGTGGTGCGCGGCGCCATCCTCAAGCGACAGGGCGCGACAGGGTTGCAACGCTTACTTGAGGTACTTGCTCCAACCTCGTTGATTGCGCTGCTGACTACCCTGGTCGTGCTGTTCGGCTTCCAGGGCGAACAAATCGTGAAACAGCCGGTGGTGATCCTGCTGCTGGCGATTCCGATCCTGTTTCAGGTGTTCTTCAACGCGGGACTGGCTTATTGGCTCAATCGAAAAGTTGGATCGCCGCACTGCGTGGCCGGTCCCTCGGCGCTGATCGGCGCCAGCAATTTCTTCGAACTGGCGGTGGCGACGGCGATCGCCTTGTTCGGCTTTGACTCCGGCGCGGCGCTGGCCACCGTGGTTGGAGTGTTGATCGAGGTGCCGGTGATGCTGGTAGTGGCCGGCATCGTTAATCGCAGTCGCGGTTGGTACGAACGAGCACTCGATGCTCCGGCGGCGGCGCGTTAA
- a CDS encoding homoserine O-acetyltransferase gives MPHHFPPDSVGLVTPQSLQFEEPLALDCGRSLAEYELVYETYGTLNADHGNAVLICHALSSDHHAAGCHEGADPNKPGWWDNCIGPGKPFDTREFFVVCCNNLGGCKGSTGPTSINPENHKPYGPDFPIVTVKDWVRSQARLADRLGIQRWAAVIGGSLGGMQAMQWAITYPDRVRHTLVIAAAPRLSAQNIAFNEVARQAIVSDPDFHHGHYYEFGVVPRRGLMIARMLGHITYLSDEGMRAKFGRELREGTPNFNFNFDTEFQVESYLRHQGKAFVDRFDANTYLLMTKTLDYFDPAADFDQDLSAAFHRTQARFLVISFTSDWRFAPARSREIVRALVRAGREVSYSEISSESGHDAFLMPIPLYHEALRGYLSRVIRELNGRTSEPAHAAVPAATGINAHAA, from the coding sequence ATGCCGCACCACTTTCCCCCGGATTCCGTCGGTCTGGTCACCCCCCAGAGCCTCCAGTTCGAAGAACCGCTGGCCCTGGATTGCGGCCGGTCCCTGGCGGAATACGAACTCGTCTATGAAACCTACGGCACGCTGAACGCCGACCATGGCAACGCCGTGCTGATTTGCCACGCCCTTTCCAGCGACCATCACGCCGCTGGTTGCCACGAGGGCGCCGATCCAAATAAGCCGGGCTGGTGGGACAACTGCATCGGCCCCGGCAAGCCGTTCGATACCCGAGAGTTCTTTGTGGTGTGCTGCAACAACCTGGGCGGCTGCAAGGGTTCCACCGGTCCCACCTCGATCAACCCGGAAAACCACAAACCCTACGGCCCGGATTTTCCCATCGTCACCGTCAAGGATTGGGTGCGCAGCCAGGCGCGCTTGGCCGACCGGCTCGGCATCCAGCGGTGGGCGGCGGTGATCGGCGGCAGCCTGGGCGGAATGCAGGCCATGCAGTGGGCCATCACCTATCCCGACCGGGTGCGGCACACGCTGGTCATCGCCGCCGCGCCGCGGCTGTCGGCGCAGAACATTGCCTTCAACGAAGTAGCGCGTCAGGCGATCGTCTCCGATCCCGACTTCCATCACGGTCACTACTACGAATTCGGGGTGGTGCCGCGTCGCGGATTGATGATTGCCCGGATGCTCGGCCATATTACCTATCTGTCCGACGAAGGCATGCGCGCCAAGTTCGGCCGCGAATTGCGCGAAGGGACGCCCAATTTCAACTTCAATTTCGACACCGAATTCCAGGTGGAAAGCTATCTGCGCCATCAGGGCAAAGCCTTCGTCGATCGCTTCGACGCCAACACCTATCTGCTGATGACCAAGACCCTGGATTATTTCGACCCGGCGGCGGATTTCGATCAGGATCTGTCGGCGGCTTTCCATCGAACGCAGGCGCGCTTCCTGGTGATTTCCTTTACCAGCGACTGGCGATTCGCGCCGGCCCGCTCGCGCGAGATCGTGCGGGCACTGGTCCGGGCCGGTCGCGAGGTCAGCTACAGCGAAATTTCCTCGGAGTCCGGCCATGACGCCTTTCTGATGCCGATCCCGCTGTATCATGAAGCGCTGCGTGGCTACCTGAGTCGGGTCATCCGCGAGCTGAACGGCCGAACCTCCGAACCCGCCCACGCCGCCGTGCCCGCCGCGACCGGGATCAACGCCCATGCGGCCTGA
- a CDS encoding winged helix-turn-helix transcriptional regulator, whose amino-acid sequence MKKSDILAALGALAQETRLDIFRYLVEVGSAGAPAGQIGERFGLPPPTLSFHLKRLQHAGLIQRVRQSRSLIYSADFATIQAVLGYLTENCCAGHPEICAIPSREEEMPRNNPANKPS is encoded by the coding sequence ATGAAAAAATCAGACATATTGGCCGCGCTTGGCGCGCTGGCGCAGGAAACGCGCCTGGATATTTTTCGCTATCTGGTGGAGGTAGGTTCCGCCGGCGCGCCGGCCGGTCAGATTGGCGAGCGTTTCGGTTTGCCGCCGCCAACCCTGTCGTTTCACCTAAAGAGGCTGCAACACGCCGGGTTGATACAAAGAGTCCGGCAAAGCCGTTCGTTGATCTATTCCGCCGATTTCGCCACGATCCAGGCCGTGTTGGGGTATCTGACCGAGAATTGCTGCGCCGGGCATCCTGAAATTTGTGCAATCCCGAGCCGTGAAGAGGAAATGCCCAGGAACAATCCTGCCAATAAACCGTCTTGA
- a CDS encoding pyrroline-5-carboxylate reductase, translating to MKDIPIGFIGGGNMARSLIGGLLASGGDPDHIWVAEPDAGHRELLRGRFGVHTGADNREIATRSEVIVLAVKPQVLCSVAEELANIVQARQPLMISIAAGVREPDIRRWLGGEAAIVRTMPNTPALVGSGATALFANPQVNDEQRQLAESIMRSVGLTVWVEQERMLDAVTALSGSGPAYFFLLMEALEKIGVQLGLDPEVARLLTLQTAFGAAKMALESPENPAALRARVTSPGGTTERAVSVFKDEKLDNLIARSLAASLAILEAPELLTEELDAVVAKALEAARHRSEELGNLLGGQP from the coding sequence ATGAAAGACATCCCCATAGGCTTCATCGGCGGCGGCAACATGGCCCGCAGCCTGATCGGCGGGCTGCTCGCCAGCGGTGGCGATCCTGATCACATCTGGGTGGCCGAACCCGACGCCGGCCACCGGGAACTGCTGCGCGGCCGCTTCGGTGTCCACACCGGCGCCGACAACCGGGAGATCGCTACCCGGTCGGAGGTGATCGTTCTGGCGGTCAAACCGCAGGTGCTGTGCTCGGTCGCCGAAGAATTGGCCAATATCGTCCAGGCGCGCCAGCCGTTGATGATCTCCATCGCCGCCGGCGTGCGCGAACCGGATATCCGTCGCTGGCTGGGCGGCGAGGCCGCCATCGTCCGCACCATGCCCAACACGCCCGCGCTGGTCGGCAGTGGTGCCACCGCGCTGTTCGCCAACCCCCAGGTGAACGACGAGCAACGCCAACTGGCGGAATCGATCATGCGCTCGGTGGGGCTGACGGTCTGGGTGGAGCAGGAGCGGATGCTGGACGCGGTCACCGCGCTGTCCGGCAGCGGACCCGCCTATTTCTTCCTGCTGATGGAGGCGTTGGAGAAAATCGGCGTTCAATTGGGCCTGGACCCGGAGGTGGCGCGATTGCTGACCCTGCAAACCGCCTTTGGCGCCGCCAAGATGGCGCTGGAAAGCCCCGAGAATCCAGCCGCGCTGCGCGCCCGGGTCACCTCGCCGGGTGGCACCACCGAACGGGCAGTCAGCGTTTTCAAGGACGAAAAACTCGACAACCTGATCGCTCGCTCGCTGGCCGCCTCGCTGGCGATCCTGGAAGCGCCGGAGCTGCTGACCGAGGAACTGGACGCCGTGGTGGCCAAGGCGCTGGAAGCGGCCCGCCACCGCTCCGAAGAACTGGGCAACCTGCTTGGAGGGCAGCCGTGA
- a CDS encoding YggT family protein: MLRFLLQCVRADFYNPLVQFLVRITNPPLLPLRRFVPGYRGLDLASVVLAFALQLVEVVLVSALFGRSLDIGGVLLVTVMELLKLLINIYLWCVIIQAVLSWVNPDPHHPAARVMAQLTAPLLRPARRLIPPVSGVDLSPVLVVVALIFMSLLLQDFLGMWSGLR, from the coding sequence ATGTTGCGCTTCCTGCTGCAATGCGTGCGCGCCGACTTCTACAACCCGCTGGTGCAGTTCCTGGTCCGCATCACCAATCCCCCCCTACTGCCATTACGCCGGTTCGTGCCCGGCTATCGGGGGCTGGATCTGGCTTCGGTGGTGCTGGCTTTTGCGCTGCAACTGGTCGAAGTCGTGCTGGTGTCCGCGCTGTTCGGGCGGTCCCTTGACATCGGTGGCGTGCTGCTGGTGACGGTGATGGAATTGCTCAAGCTGCTGATCAACATCTATCTGTGGTGCGTGATCATCCAGGCGGTGCTGAGCTGGGTCAACCCCGATCCCCATCACCCGGCGGCACGGGTGATGGCGCAACTGACCGCGCCGCTGCTGCGCCCGGCCCGCCGGTTGATCCCGCCGGTTTCCGGGGTAGATCTGTCGCCGGTGCTGGTGGTGGTGGCGCTGATTTTCATGAGCCTGCTGCTGCAGGATTTTCTGGGGATGTGGAGCGGGTTGCGCTGA
- a CDS encoding YggU family protein: MDAGGYCWEGNDLLLRVRAQPRASRDEWAGLQNDRFRVRITAPPVDGRANIHLRAFLAELFGVAKNQVTLLAGETGRDKRWRIAAPKQLPPGVTGP, translated from the coding sequence ATGGACGCTGGCGGGTATTGCTGGGAGGGCAACGATCTACTGCTGCGGGTACGGGCACAGCCCCGCGCCAGCCGCGACGAATGGGCGGGATTGCAAAACGACCGCTTTCGGGTCCGCATCACCGCCCCGCCGGTGGACGGGCGGGCCAACATCCACTTGCGCGCCTTTCTGGCCGAGCTGTTCGGGGTGGCAAAAAATCAGGTCACCCTGCTGGCCGGCGAAACCGGCCGCGACAAGCGCTGGCGTATCGCCGCACCCAAGCAGTTACCGCCGGGCGTGACAGGTCCATAA
- the metW gene encoding methionine biosynthesis protein MetW → MRPELELISEWIRPGARVLDLGCGNGALLAYLHERRQVSGYGLEIDSANIVKCIQAGVNVIHADLEAGLEDFGDGSFDYVIMTQTLQAVRHTERLLDEMLRVGRQGIVTFPNFGFWRGRLQIALQGLMPVGRTLPYQWYDTPNVHLFTIRDFEALCRRKHIDILQRMVLDHAHQPRLGSRLWPNLLGEIALYRLGRA, encoded by the coding sequence ATGCGGCCTGAACTGGAACTGATCAGCGAATGGATCCGTCCTGGCGCGCGGGTGCTGGATTTGGGTTGCGGCAACGGTGCGCTGCTGGCCTATCTGCACGAGCGCCGGCAGGTCAGCGGCTACGGCCTGGAAATCGACAGTGCCAACATTGTCAAATGCATTCAGGCGGGGGTGAACGTGATTCATGCCGATCTGGAAGCGGGCCTGGAGGATTTCGGCGATGGCAGCTTCGATTATGTCATCATGACCCAGACCCTGCAGGCCGTCCGGCACACCGAACGGTTGTTGGACGAAATGCTGCGGGTGGGCCGGCAGGGCATCGTGACTTTTCCCAATTTCGGTTTCTGGCGCGGCCGGTTGCAGATCGCCTTGCAGGGCTTGATGCCGGTGGGCAGAACCTTGCCTTATCAGTGGTACGACACGCCCAACGTGCATCTGTTTACCATCCGCGATTTCGAGGCGCTGTGCCGGCGCAAGCACATCGACATCTTGCAGCGCATGGTGCTGGACCACGCCCACCAACCCCGATTGGGATCGCGGCTGTGGCCCAACCTGCTGGGTGAAATCGCCCTGTACCGGTTGGGCCGCGCCTGA
- a CDS encoding permease, with protein sequence MATLSTSPTSMNAFADTVNRLRTVARDYPSELKWLGGIVAVFLLVFFMPVGSTRFDNAVLEGLALLNWYAREHVMLCLVPAFFIAGAIAVFISQDAVMKYLGPAAHKVAAYGVASVSGSILAVCSCTVLPLFGGIYRRGAGLGPAIAFLYSGPAINVLAIVLTAKILGVELGVARAVGAVSFALVIGLIMHWIYRREEQTRAVNQKGFAPGADQGRPLGDTAVFFALQVAVLVLANWAPASVEDSAAWHTIFAWKWPLTALAALGLAGLLIWRWHWRWPPLAATAAVVAVLSILVPQHPELAFSAGLIGLTLAAAMQPGDGEEWLSQTWSFAKLILPLLLGGVLLAGFLLGRPGHEGIIPSEWVGAAVGGNSLAANVLAALVGAFMYFATLTEVPIVQGLLGAGMGKGPALALLLAGPALSLPNMLVIRGILGTQKTLVYCALVVVMATFSGVVFGMFYP encoded by the coding sequence ATGGCTACTCTATCCACCTCCCCCACATCAATGAATGCGTTCGCCGACACAGTGAATCGGCTACGCACCGTGGCGCGGGACTACCCAAGCGAACTGAAATGGCTGGGCGGCATCGTCGCCGTGTTCCTGCTGGTCTTTTTCATGCCGGTCGGCTCAACGCGCTTCGATAACGCCGTGCTGGAAGGGCTGGCGCTGCTGAACTGGTACGCCCGCGAGCATGTGATGCTCTGCCTGGTCCCGGCGTTCTTTATCGCCGGGGCCATCGCGGTCTTTATCAGCCAGGACGCGGTGATGAAATATCTCGGCCCCGCCGCGCACAAGGTGGCCGCTTACGGGGTGGCCTCGGTGTCCGGCTCGATTCTGGCGGTGTGTTCCTGCACCGTGCTGCCGCTGTTCGGCGGCATTTACCGGCGTGGCGCGGGACTGGGGCCAGCCATTGCGTTTCTCTATTCCGGCCCGGCGATCAACGTGCTGGCCATCGTGTTGACCGCCAAGATTCTTGGCGTGGAACTGGGTGTGGCGCGAGCGGTGGGCGCGGTGAGTTTCGCGCTGGTGATCGGACTGATCATGCACTGGATTTACCGCCGCGAGGAGCAAACGCGGGCGGTGAATCAGAAAGGGTTTGCGCCGGGCGCTGATCAGGGCCGGCCGCTGGGCGATACGGCCGTGTTTTTTGCCTTGCAGGTGGCGGTGCTGGTGTTGGCCAACTGGGCGCCGGCCAGCGTGGAGGACAGCGCGGCGTGGCACACGATCTTCGCCTGGAAATGGCCACTGACCGCGCTGGCGGCTCTGGGCCTGGCGGGGTTGCTGATCTGGCGCTGGCATTGGCGCTGGCCGCCGTTGGCCGCAACCGCCGCCGTCGTCGCCGTCTTGTCGATACTGGTTCCGCAACATCCCGAACTAGCGTTCAGCGCCGGCTTGATCGGTTTGACCCTGGCCGCCGCGATGCAACCGGGCGACGGTGAGGAATGGCTAAGCCAGACCTGGAGTTTTGCCAAGCTGATCTTGCCGCTGCTGCTGGGCGGAGTGCTGTTGGCCGGATTCCTGCTGGGTCGGCCCGGTCATGAAGGCATTATTCCGTCGGAATGGGTCGGCGCGGCGGTGGGCGGTAATTCACTGGCGGCCAATGTTCTGGCCGCGCTGGTCGGCGCATTCATGTATTTCGCCACCCTGACCGAGGTGCCCATCGTGCAAGGTCTGCTCGGCGCCGGCATGGGCAAGGGGCCAGCGCTGGCGTTGCTGCTGGCCGGACCGGCACTGTCCTTGCCGAACATGCTGGTCATTCGCGGCATTCTCGGCACTCAAAAGACCCTGGTTTATTGTGCGCTGGTGGTGGTCATGGCGACCTTCTCCGGTGTCGTGTTTGGGATGTTCTATCCATAG
- the gspH gene encoding type II secretion system minor pseudopilin GspH — MSSVAMPAVQMTVPPRGFTLLEVMVVMLLVGIMTGFALLSVGGGPRERLVEEGQRLAALVELHQQEAILRAEVRGIRFTRTGYAILSLNEQGEWQPPVAATTLVQRELPEDIVLGLWVDDQPAALAATDQLPQVLLLASGEATEFVAVFGFADTQGADVSLYRVAGDALGRLTAGVVAR; from the coding sequence ATGTCGAGTGTTGCGATGCCAGCCGTGCAAATGACTGTGCCGCCGCGCGGTTTCACCCTGCTCGAAGTCATGGTTGTGATGCTGCTGGTCGGCATCATGACCGGTTTCGCCCTGTTGTCGGTGGGCGGTGGGCCGAGGGAACGGTTGGTGGAGGAAGGGCAACGGTTGGCGGCGCTGGTGGAGCTGCACCAGCAAGAGGCCATCCTGCGCGCTGAGGTGCGCGGCATCCGTTTTACCCGCACCGGTTACGCGATTCTGAGCCTGAACGAACAGGGCGAATGGCAGCCGCCGGTCGCCGCGACCACCCTGGTTCAGCGCGAACTGCCCGAGGACATCGTTCTGGGGCTTTGGGTTGACGATCAGCCGGCGGCACTCGCCGCCACCGACCAGTTGCCGCAGGTGCTGCTGCTGGCCAGCGGCGAAGCCACCGAATTCGTCGCGGTATTCGGTTTCGCCGACACTCAGGGAGCGGATGTGTCCCTGTACCGGGTTGCCGGCGACGCTTTGGGTCGGCTGACGGCGGGCGTGGTGGCGCGATGA
- a CDS encoding metalloregulator ArsR/SmtB family transcription factor translates to MDIRIYGLTSLMPHAHRFFQALADTTRLRCLMLMVAEDEVCVCEMAHALGEIQPKVSRHLAALRTAGFVLDRREAQWIYYRLHPDLPDWMREILLTCRRALAGQTPFCTDHAALASMPNRPQRRCAA, encoded by the coding sequence ATGGATATACGAATATACGGATTAACAAGCCTAATGCCTCATGCCCACCGGTTTTTCCAAGCCTTGGCCGATACCACGCGGCTACGCTGCCTGATGTTGATGGTGGCGGAAGACGAAGTCTGCGTTTGCGAAATGGCTCATGCCTTGGGCGAAATCCAACCCAAGGTGTCGCGGCATCTGGCGGCGTTGCGCACGGCCGGTTTCGTTCTCGATCGCCGGGAAGCCCAGTGGATTTACTACCGCCTGCATCCCGACCTTCCCGACTGGATGCGGGAGATTCTCTTGACCTGCCGGCGAGCGCTGGCCGGGCAAACGCCGTTTTGCACCGACCACGCCGCGCTGGCGAGTATGCCCAATCGGCCCCAGCGGCGCTGCGCGGCCTGA
- the gspG gene encoding type II secretion system major pseudopilin GspG, with product MLVTALAARRLRRQDRPARRRGFTLIEVMVVVVILSILAAVVVPRIMDNPDKARMVKAKQDIRVIKNQLDLYRLHNFRYPTTEQGLEALVQKPAEAAHWQEGGYLDKLPKDPWGKPYQYLSPGQHGDLDIYSLGADGQPGGEGVDADIGNWNLDE from the coding sequence ATGCTCGTAACCGCACTCGCAGCCCGCCGCCTCCGGCGGCAAGACCGGCCCGCCCGCCGGCGCGGCTTCACCCTGATCGAAGTCATGGTCGTGGTGGTGATCCTCAGCATCCTGGCCGCCGTGGTGGTGCCTCGTATCATGGACAACCCCGACAAGGCCCGGATGGTCAAGGCGAAGCAGGATATCCGGGTGATCAAGAATCAGCTCGACTTGTACCGGCTGCACAATTTCCGCTATCCGACCACCGAACAGGGGCTGGAAGCGCTGGTGCAAAAGCCGGCCGAGGCGGCGCACTGGCAGGAAGGCGGCTATCTGGACAAGCTGCCCAAGGACCCCTGGGGCAAACCCTATCAATACCTCAGTCCCGGCCAGCACGGCGACCTCGATATCTACTCGCTCGGCGCCGACGGCCAGCCGGGCGGCGAGGGCGTGGACGCCGATATCGGCAACTGGAACCTGGACGAATAG
- a CDS encoding arsenate reductase ArsC — protein sequence MNILFLCTGNSCRSILGEATFNHLAPSGWKALSAGSHPTGQVHPRSLALLAREGISTEGYRSKSWDDLPVTPDIVITVCASAAGETCPAYLGPVLRTHWGVDDPAHATGSDAEIDAAFVQAYRILRARIEAFFALPLTELRNDRARLKVELDRIGMLSP from the coding sequence ATGAACATTCTATTTCTCTGCACCGGTAATTCCTGCCGCTCGATCCTGGGCGAAGCCACCTTCAACCATCTGGCGCCGTCGGGCTGGAAGGCGCTGAGCGCCGGGAGCCACCCGACCGGCCAGGTTCATCCGCGTTCGCTGGCCCTGCTGGCGCGCGAGGGTATCTCCACCGAGGGTTACCGCAGCAAATCCTGGGACGATCTGCCAGTCACGCCCGACATCGTGATCACCGTCTGTGCCAGCGCGGCGGGCGAAACCTGCCCAGCCTACCTGGGGCCCGTGCTGCGTACCCACTGGGGTGTGGACGACCCGGCCCACGCCACCGGCAGCGACGCGGAGATCGATGCGGCTTTCGTGCAAGCCTATCGGATACTGCGCGCCCGTATCGAGGCTTTTTTCGCGCTGCCGCTGACTGAATTGCGGAATGATCGCGCTCGCCTGAAAGTGGAATTGGATCGCATCGGTATGCTGTCACCGTAA
- a CDS encoding TM0996/MTH895 family glutaredoxin-like protein, with protein MKLQILGSGCAKCKTLGQHATDAAQALGLEYELEKVTDINAIIDAGVMSTPALVVDGEIRSVGKVLSVEEIKTLLSA; from the coding sequence ATGAAGTTGCAAATTCTCGGTAGCGGTTGCGCGAAATGCAAGACGCTCGGCCAACATGCCACTGATGCCGCTCAAGCGCTGGGCCTGGAGTATGAGTTGGAGAAAGTGACCGACATCAACGCCATCATCGACGCCGGGGTGATGAGCACGCCGGCGCTGGTGGTGGATGGGGAGATCAGGAGCGTGGGTAAGGTGTTGTCGGTCGAGGAGATCAAAACGTTGTTGAGCGCCTGA
- the gspI gene encoding type II secretion system minor pseudopilin GspI, producing the protein MKRAAGFTLLEVLVALAVLAIAMGAVIGATTQSVNTVGVLRDRTFASWVALNKINELLLTPTAWPDEGSRKGESELANRVWRWEARFDKTDDPDMRRLEVTVWSGEGGPTLGKLVAFKGRAPKKPAADQTQPEGQTPERARPSPASPTVATPS; encoded by the coding sequence ATGAAGCGCGCGGCTGGCTTTACCCTGCTGGAAGTGCTGGTGGCGCTGGCGGTATTGGCCATCGCCATGGGCGCGGTCATCGGTGCGACCACCCAGAGCGTCAATACCGTCGGCGTGCTGCGCGATCGAACATTTGCCAGCTGGGTTGCCCTCAATAAGATCAACGAACTGCTGCTCACCCCCACCGCTTGGCCCGATGAAGGCTCGCGCAAGGGCGAGTCCGAACTCGCCAATCGTGTCTGGCGCTGGGAAGCCCGCTTCGACAAGACCGACGATCCCGACATGCGTCGCCTTGAAGTCACGGTGTGGTCCGGCGAAGGCGGACCAACCCTTGGCAAGCTGGTGGCGTTCAAAGGCCGAGCACCGAAAAAGCCCGCGGCGGATCAGACCCAGCCCGAGGGCCAGACTCCCGAGCGAGCGCGTCCCTCGCCCGCGTCGCCAACAGTGGCTACCCCATCATGA
- the gspJ gene encoding type II secretion system minor pseudopilin GspJ: protein MKIATRGFTLLELLVALAVFAIMAIAAYSGLRNVLFTRAAVEEQSHRLAAVQLAVYRMEQDVEQTLARGIRDEYGDPQPALHGGALASDTLTLTRAGWDNPLGQSRATLQRVAYRLREGRLWRLHWQVLDRGGLVEPRETLLLDRVQELKVRFLDADDAWQDDWPPPAADSDDGETGRRGSVILPRAVEVSLTLEDWGEITRLFPLAG from the coding sequence ATGAAGATCGCAACGCGCGGCTTTACCCTGCTGGAACTGCTGGTCGCCCTGGCGGTGTTCGCCATCATGGCCATTGCCGCCTACAGCGGGTTGCGCAACGTGTTGTTTACCCGAGCCGCCGTGGAAGAGCAAAGCCACCGGCTGGCGGCGGTCCAGTTGGCGGTTTACCGTATGGAACAGGATGTCGAGCAAACCCTGGCGCGCGGTATCCGTGACGAATACGGCGATCCCCAGCCTGCCCTGCATGGCGGCGCATTGGCCAGCGACACGCTGACCCTGACGCGCGCCGGTTGGGATAACCCGCTCGGCCAGTCGCGCGCGACCCTGCAACGGGTCGCCTACCGGCTGCGCGAGGGCCGGCTATGGCGGTTGCACTGGCAGGTCTTGGACCGAGGGGGGTTGGTCGAGCCGCGCGAGACCTTATTGCTGGACCGAGTGCAAGAACTCAAGGTGCGGTTTCTGGATGCGGACGATGCTTGGCAAGACGACTGGCCACCACCCGCCGCCGACAGTGACGACGGTGAAACCGGACGACGCGGTTCCGTCATCTTGCCCCGAGCGGTGGAAGTGAGCCTGACGCTGGAGGACTGGGGTGAAATCACCCGGCTGTTCCCCTTGGCTGGCTGA